In Pseudomonas sp. ADAK18, a single window of DNA contains:
- a CDS encoding flavodoxin family protein, translating into MTIVAIVYSSGQGHTRTVAEHVRRGSEMIEGTYAELIEIIPAQIDNAGRWRDDEIMKRLLAADAIVFGAPTYMGSAHGLFKLFLEAGIVPWRSQEWKDKIAAGFTNSGSRSGDKLVTLQQMSIFAAQMGMMWVSAGDLPGGCYTDGGFTDVNVNGSWLGLMTQSLNDSPLENAPHPGDRLSAERFGRRVARATARWAVGADRFPPQRIDAQENRRRNLAGIDEWQRFDD; encoded by the coding sequence ATGACTATCGTCGCAATTGTGTATTCATCTGGACAAGGCCATACCCGGACTGTTGCTGAGCATGTTAGGCGCGGCTCAGAAATGATCGAGGGAACCTATGCGGAACTCATCGAGATCATACCTGCCCAGATTGACAATGCTGGCAGATGGCGTGACGACGAGATCATGAAGCGGCTACTGGCGGCTGACGCCATCGTTTTCGGCGCGCCCACCTATATGGGATCCGCGCATGGATTGTTTAAGCTATTCCTTGAGGCTGGCATCGTGCCTTGGCGCAGCCAGGAGTGGAAGGACAAAATAGCGGCTGGGTTCACAAACTCAGGGTCGCGCTCCGGCGATAAGCTCGTAACACTTCAGCAGATGTCGATTTTTGCAGCGCAAATGGGAATGATGTGGGTGAGCGCCGGGGATCTGCCTGGTGGCTGCTACACCGATGGCGGTTTCACCGACGTCAATGTCAACGGATCATGGCTAGGTCTAATGACCCAAAGCTTGAATGATAGCCCGCTGGAGAACGCTCCACACCCAGGCGATAGACTTAGCGCAGAACGTTTTGGACGGAGAGTTGCTCGGGCGACGGCACGTTGGGCAGTAGGTGCGGACCGGTTTCCTCCCCAACGGATCGACGCACAGGAGAACAGGCGGCGGAATCTTGCTGGGATCGACGAATGGCAACGGTTTGACGACTGA